A single genomic interval of Pan paniscus chromosome 18, NHGRI_mPanPan1-v2.0_pri, whole genome shotgun sequence harbors:
- the C1QTNF8 gene encoding complement C1q tumor necrosis factor-related protein 8: MAAPALLLLALLLPAGAWPGLPRRPCVHCCRPAWPPGPYARVSDRDLWRGDLWRGLPRVRPTIDIEILKGEKGEAGVRGQAGRSGKEGPPGARGLQGRKGQKGQVGPPGAACQRAYAAFSVGRREGLHSSDHFQAVPFDTELVNLDGAFDLAGGRFLCTVPGVYFLSLNVHTWNYKETYLHVMLNRRPAAVLYAQPSERSVMQAQSLMLMLAAGDAVWVRMFQRDRDNAIYGEHGDLYITFSGHLVKPAAEL, encoded by the exons atggcagcCCCCGCCCTGCTGCTCCTGGCACTGCTGCTGCCCGCGGGGGCCTGGCCCGGGCTGCCCAGGAGGCCCTGTGTGCACTGCTGCCGCCCGGCCTGGCCCCCTGGACCCTATGCCCGGGTGAGTGACAGGGACCTGTGGAGGGGGGACCTGTGGAGGGGGCTGCCTCGAGTACGGCCCACTATAGACATCGAAATCCTCAAAG GTGAGAAGGGTGAGGCCGGCGTCCGAGGTCAGGCCGGCAGGAGCGGGAAAGAGGGGCCGCCAGGCGCCCGGGGCCTGCAGGGCCGCAAAGGCCAGAAGGGGCAGGTGGGGCCGCCAGGCGCCGCGTGCCAACGTGCCTATGCCGCCTTCTCCGTGGGCCGGCGCGAGGGCCTGCACAGCTCCGACCACTTCCAGGCGGTGCCCTTCGACACGGAGCTGGTGAACCTGGACGGCGCCTTCGACCTGGCCGGGGGCCGCTTCCTCTGCACAGTGCCCGGCGTCTACTTCCTCAGCCTCAACGTGCACACCTGGAACTACAAGGAGACCTACCTGCACGTCATGCTGAACCGGCGGCCCGCGGCCGTGCTCTACGCGCAGCCCAGCGAGCGCAGCGTCATGCAGGCCCAGAGCCTGATGCTGATGCTGGCCGCGGGCGACGCCGTCTGGGTGCGCATGTTCCAGCGAGATCGGGACAACGCCATCTACGGCGAGCACGGAGACCTCTACATCACCTTTAGCGGCCACCTGGTCAAGCCGGCCGCCGAGCTGTAG